The following coding sequences lie in one Rhinolophus ferrumequinum isolate MPI-CBG mRhiFer1 chromosome 14, mRhiFer1_v1.p, whole genome shotgun sequence genomic window:
- the LOC117033749 gene encoding LOW QUALITY PROTEIN: proteasome subunit alpha type-2-like (The sequence of the model RefSeq protein was modified relative to this genomic sequence to represent the inferred CDS: inserted 1 base in 1 codon): protein MAEHSYSFSLTTFSPSGKLVQIEYALAAVAAGAHSVGIKASKSVVLATEKKQKSILYDEQSVHKVEPITFVYSGMGPDSRVLVHRARKLAQQYYLVYQEPVPTDQLVQRVASVMQEYTQSDGVHPFGVSLLICGWNEGHPYLLQSDPSGASYFAWKATAMRKNHVNGKTFLXERYNEDLELEDAIHTAIFTLKESFEAQMTEDNIEVGICNEAGFRRLTPAEVKNYLAAIA, encoded by the exons ATGGCGGAGCACAGTTACAGCTTTTCGCTGACTACGTTCAGCCCGTCTGGTAAACTTGTCCAGATTGAATATGCTTTGGCTGCTGTAGCTGCAGGAGCCCATTCAGTGGGAATTAAAGCTTCAAAAAGTGTGGTGTTAGcaacagagaagaaacagaaatccaTTCTGTATGATGAGCAAAGTGTACACAAAGTGGAACCAATTACCTTTGTATATAGTGGCATGGGCCCCGATTCCAGAGTGCTTGTGCACAGAGCTCGAAAACTGGCTCAGCAATACTACCTTGTTTACCAAGAACCCGTTCCCACAGATCAACTGGTACAGAGAGTAGCTTCTGTGATGCAAGAATATACCCAGTCAGATGGTGTTCATCCATTTGGAGTTTCTTTACTAATTTGTGGTTGGAATGAGGGACACCCATATTTACTTCAGTCAGATCCATCTGGAGCAAGTTACTTTGCCTGGAAAGCCACAGCAATGAGAAAGAACCATGTAAATGGGAAAACTTTCT ATGAAAGATACAACGAAGATCTAGAACTTGAAGATGCCATTCATACAGCCATATTCACCCTGAAGGAAAGCTTCGAAGCGCAAATGACAGAAGATAACATAGAAGTTGGAATCTGCAATGAAGCAGGATTTAGGAGGCTAACTCCAGCTGAAGTTAAGAATTACTTGGCTGCCATCGCATAA